In a single window of the Paramisgurnus dabryanus chromosome 23, PD_genome_1.1, whole genome shotgun sequence genome:
- the ush1c gene encoding harmonin isoform X2 translates to MERKVAREFRHKVELLIDNEAEKDYLYDVLRMYHQSMDLPVLVGDLKLVINEPKRLPLFDAIRPLIPLKHQVQYDQFTPKRSRKLKEVRLDRTNPEGLGLCVRGGLEFGCGLFISQIVKDGQAGNAGLQVGDEIVRINGYSISSCIHEEVINLIKTKKTVSLKVRHVGMIPVKSSSEEPLKWQFVDQFVSESGERKTSVAGLTSIGGTEIKEKKVFLSLVGTKGMGISISSGPTQKPGIYVSNVKAGSLSSEVGLQIGDQIVEVNGVDFMNLSHQEAVRVLKSSRSLTITVLTGAGSELFMTDEERLAAEARRQLDRQELMHQKKVALETNKIIKEQQEKERLRKMEISQKTAEEEERHRKEIERIEAAERKHRKEWEEDWGSKEKSKTPSPAPSPSPSPQPLTHRAPSPKPKTSTFGWFYRYEGKLPTIKKKGKETKKKKKTSKTDTLPAEKKNKKEMEFELKLAKEKEEILEREKQMKISRLLQEVSETEREDLEESEKVQHWVERLCQTRLEQISSVENESPEMSPTRSPASTGPTRRRFPGGLTLATTDLDDINLDEVDQSLRQPLKRLAPTPPTSNQAPPPLPLPPPSPRLYNTSNHRPPSPRAPHPVQPTRPAPQRPPSPPASRVPPSFTGRARPPPSSPQFSSRAPSSSQPPPPPPPPPPPPPPPPPPPPPPPLHMEDKYHTRPSNYPRSPSLSEQGSRFNESGYRPRGGFQYISHSNLSQPPSPKVMRNTSHASRISTSNNPLQIAPSPPNQRRQIIPVMSKPVMLPTQTSHRPALHSETMPPEMLKRMVTYNTSFKSGKKQGFQKYVDDFDPYSMFTAEQIAGRDVRLLRIKKEGKLDLAIEGGIDSPLGKIVVSSIYEGGAADKHGGVVEGDEIMAVNGKILIDGTLAEGQTAMAQAWNSGGDWIDLVIAVSPPKEYEDEVFKAASVRPTAKNKVFSAPVYRQGYMLQMRPPNPPP, encoded by the exons CCTATTTGATGCCATCAGACCCCTGATTCCTCTTAAACACCAGGTCCAGTACGACCAGTTCACGCCCAAGAGATCCAG GAAGTTGAAGGAAGTGCGTCTGGATCGCACTAACCCTGAGGGTCTGGGTTTGTGTGTTCGAGGTGGACTGGAGTTTGGCTGTGGTCTCTTTATCTCACAGATAGTCAAAGATGGACAGGCAGGAAATGCTGGGCTGCAG GTTGGCGATGAGATCGTACGCATCAATGGGTACTCCATCTCCTCTTGCATTCACGAGGAGGTCATCAACCTCATCAAAACCAAGAAGACCGTCTCTCTGAAAGTCCGCC ATGTGGGCATGATTCCTGTCAAAAG CTCCTCTGAAGAACCTCTGAAGTGGCAGTTTGTGGATCAGTTTGTGTCTGAATCAGGG GAGAGGAAGACCAGTGTGGCTGGTTTGACTTCAATAGGAGGGACAGAGATTAAGGAAAAGAAAGTGTTTTTGAGTTTAGTGGGAACTAAAGGCATGGGAATCAG CATATCGAGTGGACCAACACAGAAACCAGGAATATATGTGAGCAATGTGAAGGCTGGGTCACTCTCATCAGAAGTGGGCTTACAG ATTGGGGACCAGATTGTTGAGGTCAATGGGGTCGATTTTATGAACTTGAGCCATCAAGAG GCAGTCCGGGTGTTGAAGAGCAGCCGTAGTCTGACCATCACTGTTCTCACCGGAGCT GGGAGTGAACTGTTTATGACGGATGAGGAGCGCTTGGCGGCTGAAGCTCGGCGTCAGCTTGACAGACAGGAGCTAATGCATCAGAAGAAAGTTGCATTAGAGACCAACAAGATCATCAAAGAACAGCAGGAGAAAGAACGATT AAGGAAGATGGAAATATCACAGAAGACTGCAGAGGAAGAGGAACGCCACCGGAAAGAAATTGAGAG AATTGAAGCAGCGGAGAGGAAACATCGTAAGGAATGGGAAGAAGACTGGGGCTCCAAGGAAAAATCCAAAACTCCTTCTCCGGCGCCGTCGCCGTCGCCATCTCCCCAACCACTGACACACCGTGCACCCTCACCAAAACCTAAAACCTCAA CATTCGGTTGGTTCTACCGTTATGAAGGGAAGTTGCCTACGATCAAAAAG AAAGGAAAGGAGacaaagaagaagaaaaagaccTCCAAGactgacactcttccagctGAGAAAAAGAACAAAAAAGAGATGGAGTTTGAACTGAAGCTTGCAAAAGAAAAGGAAGAGATACTTGAAAGAGAAAAGCAGATGAAAATCAGCAGACTTCTGCAAGAG GTATCAGAAACTGAGAGGGAAGATCTAGAAGAGTCAGAGAAGGTGCAGCATTGGGTGGAGAGGCTCTGTCAAACCAGACTAGAGCAAATCTCTTCAGTTGAAAATGAATCTCCAGAG ATGTCTCCAACACGTTCCCCTGCATCAACTGGTCCCACCAGGCGGAGATTCCCTGGAGGTCTCACGCTGGCCACCACGGACCTTGATGACATCAACTTAGATGAAGTGGACCAGAGTCTGAGGCAGCCTCTTAAAAGACTAGCCCCAACTCCACCCACATCCAACCAGGCTCCACCTCCCTTACCACTCCCTCCACCCTCACCCCGACTTTACAACACATCTAACCACCGTCCTCCATCTCCAAGAGCACCTCACCCAGTGCAACCCACCAGACCCGCTCCCCAACGTCCACCCTCCCCACCGGCCTCTAGGGTACCTCCTTCATTTACAGGTCGTGCACGGCCGCCCCCCTCTTCCCCACAGTTTTCATCCAGGGCTCCGTCCTCATCTCAGCCACCTCCTCCTCCCCCACCACCTCCACCACCACCCCCACCTCCTCCTCCACCACCACCTCCACCCCCCTTGCACATGGAGGACAAGTACCACACAAGGCCATCCAACTATCCCCGTTCCCCAAGCTTATCCGAACAAGGCAGCAGGTTTAATGAAAGTGGTTACCGGCCAAGAGGGGGGTTCCAGTACATAAGCCACAGTAATCTCTCGCAACCACCCAGCCCTAAG GTTATGAGAAACACATCTCATGCAAGCAGAATATCAACTTCTAATAATCCACTG CAAATAGCCCCCAGTCCTCCAAACCAGCGGAGACAGATCATCCCTGTCATGTCCAAACCCGTCATGCTACCAACTCAGACCTCACACAGACCCGCACTTCACTCAGAGACCATG CCCCCAGAGATGCTCAAACGGATGGTCACGTACAACACGTCTTTTAAATCCGGCAAGAAACAA GGATTTCAGAAATATGTGGATGATTTCGATCCATATTCTATG TTCACGGCCGAGCAGATAGCTGGGAGAGATGTGCGACTTCTGAGAATCAAGAAG GAAGGAAAGCTTGATCTGGCTATAGAGGGAGGAATTGACTCACCACTGGGAAAGATTGTGGTGTCTTCTATCTACGAAGGAGGTGCAGCAGATAAACACG GTGGAGTTGTGGAAGGTGATGAGATCATGGCCGTGAACGGAAAGATCCTGATAGATGGGACTTTGGCTGAAGGACAGACCGCAATGGCTCAAGCCTGGAACAGTGGAGGG GACTGGATTGACTTGGTGATCGCAGTGTCCCCACCTAAGGAATATGAAGATGaagt CTTTAAAGCAGCATCAGTCAGACCCACTGCAAAGAATAAGGTTTTCAGTGCCCCTGTGTACAGACAGGGCTACATGCTCCAGATGCGACCGCCTAATCCCCCGCCCTGA
- the ush1c gene encoding harmonin isoform X1, whose product MERKVAREFRHKVELLIDNEAEKDYLYDVLRMYHQSMDLPVLVGDLKLVINEPKRLPLFDAIRPLIPLKHQVQYDQFTPKRSRKLKEVRLDRTNPEGLGLCVRGGLEFGCGLFISQIVKDGQAGNAGLQVGDEIVRINGYSISSCIHEEVINLIKTKKTVSLKVRHVGMIPVKSSSEEPLKWQFVDQFVSESGERKTSVAGLTSIGGTEIKEKKVFLSLVGTKGMGISISSGPTQKPGIYVSNVKAGSLSSEVGLQIGDQIVEVNGVDFMNLSHQEAVRVLKSSRSLTITVLTGAGSELFMTDEERLAAEARRQLDRQELMHQKKVALETNKIIKEQQEKERLRKMEISQKTAEEEERHRKEIERIEAAERKHRKEWEEDWGSKEKSKTPSPAPSPSPSPQPLTHRAPSPKPKTSTDEDSNEDEEEEGFQKYVDDFDPYSMFTAEQIAGRDVRLLRIKKEGKLDLAIEGGIDSPLGKIVVSSIYEGGAADKHGGVVEGDEIMAVNGKILIDGTLAEGQTAMAQAWNSGGDWIDLVIAVSPPKEYEDEVFKAASVRPTAKNKVFSAPVYRQGYMLQMRPPNPPP is encoded by the exons CCTATTTGATGCCATCAGACCCCTGATTCCTCTTAAACACCAGGTCCAGTACGACCAGTTCACGCCCAAGAGATCCAG GAAGTTGAAGGAAGTGCGTCTGGATCGCACTAACCCTGAGGGTCTGGGTTTGTGTGTTCGAGGTGGACTGGAGTTTGGCTGTGGTCTCTTTATCTCACAGATAGTCAAAGATGGACAGGCAGGAAATGCTGGGCTGCAG GTTGGCGATGAGATCGTACGCATCAATGGGTACTCCATCTCCTCTTGCATTCACGAGGAGGTCATCAACCTCATCAAAACCAAGAAGACCGTCTCTCTGAAAGTCCGCC ATGTGGGCATGATTCCTGTCAAAAG CTCCTCTGAAGAACCTCTGAAGTGGCAGTTTGTGGATCAGTTTGTGTCTGAATCAGGG GAGAGGAAGACCAGTGTGGCTGGTTTGACTTCAATAGGAGGGACAGAGATTAAGGAAAAGAAAGTGTTTTTGAGTTTAGTGGGAACTAAAGGCATGGGAATCAG CATATCGAGTGGACCAACACAGAAACCAGGAATATATGTGAGCAATGTGAAGGCTGGGTCACTCTCATCAGAAGTGGGCTTACAG ATTGGGGACCAGATTGTTGAGGTCAATGGGGTCGATTTTATGAACTTGAGCCATCAAGAG GCAGTCCGGGTGTTGAAGAGCAGCCGTAGTCTGACCATCACTGTTCTCACCGGAGCT GGGAGTGAACTGTTTATGACGGATGAGGAGCGCTTGGCGGCTGAAGCTCGGCGTCAGCTTGACAGACAGGAGCTAATGCATCAGAAGAAAGTTGCATTAGAGACCAACAAGATCATCAAAGAACAGCAGGAGAAAGAACGATT AAGGAAGATGGAAATATCACAGAAGACTGCAGAGGAAGAGGAACGCCACCGGAAAGAAATTGAGAG AATTGAAGCAGCGGAGAGGAAACATCGTAAGGAATGGGAAGAAGACTGGGGCTCCAAGGAAAAATCCAAAACTCCTTCTCCGGCGCCGTCGCCGTCGCCATCTCCCCAACCACTGACACACCGTGCACCCTCACCAAAACCTAAAACCTCAA CCGATGAAGATTCAAATGAAGACGAGGAAGAAGAA GGATTTCAGAAATATGTGGATGATTTCGATCCATATTCTATG TTCACGGCCGAGCAGATAGCTGGGAGAGATGTGCGACTTCTGAGAATCAAGAAG GAAGGAAAGCTTGATCTGGCTATAGAGGGAGGAATTGACTCACCACTGGGAAAGATTGTGGTGTCTTCTATCTACGAAGGAGGTGCAGCAGATAAACACG GTGGAGTTGTGGAAGGTGATGAGATCATGGCCGTGAACGGAAAGATCCTGATAGATGGGACTTTGGCTGAAGGACAGACCGCAATGGCTCAAGCCTGGAACAGTGGAGGG GACTGGATTGACTTGGTGATCGCAGTGTCCCCACCTAAGGAATATGAAGATGaagt CTTTAAAGCAGCATCAGTCAGACCCACTGCAAAGAATAAGGTTTTCAGTGCCCCTGTGTACAGACAGGGCTACATGCTCCAGATGCGACCGCCTAATCCCCCGCCCTGA